In the genome of Ignavibacteriales bacterium, one region contains:
- a CDS encoding SDR family oxidoreductase: MKYEIQGIKNKVCVITGGAGVIGTSLGLGLAEAGAKVAIVDFNLERAKDVADEINKKSGSDSAIGIFANVLDKDLLLQSKKEINDSLGRIDALINGAGGNAPTATTKSEFVTPDNIDDLSTSLLGLEIDSFRKVFDLNFLGTVLPTMVYGEDLIKNGGSIINISSMNAFRPLTKIPAYSAAKAGINNLTEWLAVHFAKVNIRVNAIAPGFFVTDQNRFLLYDKESGKLTARGEKIINNTPMGRFGEPDELIGTLLYLVSDLSKFVTGVVIPVDGGFNSYSGV; encoded by the coding sequence ATGAAATACGAAATTCAAGGAATAAAAAATAAAGTATGCGTTATTACCGGCGGTGCAGGCGTGATCGGTACATCATTAGGCTTAGGACTTGCTGAAGCAGGTGCGAAGGTAGCGATTGTGGATTTTAATCTTGAACGTGCTAAAGACGTTGCTGATGAGATCAACAAAAAAAGTGGAAGTGATTCTGCGATAGGAATTTTCGCGAATGTTCTTGATAAAGATCTTTTACTACAGAGCAAAAAAGAAATTAATGATAGTCTTGGAAGGATAGATGCTCTGATTAACGGTGCGGGAGGTAATGCTCCTACCGCAACAACAAAATCAGAATTTGTAACACCGGATAACATTGATGATTTGTCAACTTCACTGCTTGGACTTGAAATTGATTCATTCAGAAAAGTATTTGATCTGAATTTTTTAGGAACAGTCCTGCCAACAATGGTTTATGGTGAAGACCTTATCAAAAACGGCGGAAGTATAATTAATATATCTTCAATGAATGCGTTCAGACCATTAACTAAGATACCGGCATATTCAGCGGCTAAAGCAGGTATAAATAATCTTACCGAATGGCTGGCTGTTCATTTTGCAAAAGTAAATATTCGAGTTAATGCAATCGCGCCCGGATTTTTTGTAACGGATCAGAACAGGTTTTTATTGTACGATAAAGAAAGCGGAAAGCTAACTGCACGCGGTGAAAAAATAATTAATAATACACCAATGGGAAGATTCGGTGAACCTGACGAACTGATAGGAACATTGTTATATCTCGTTTCTGATCTTTCAAAGTTTGTTACAGGTGTTGTCATCCCTGTTGATGGCGGATTTAATTCATACAGCGGTGTGTAA
- the uxaC gene encoding glucuronate isomerase, translating into MAEYNLHEDRFFNPDQSVRNYAREIYNSVKSLPIISPHGHVDPAIFSENKSFPHPTQLFLIPDHYIYRMLYSQGVKLESLGIPDVNGEAEEKNAKKIWKIFAEHYYMFNGTPSGVWLDYEFNIVFGIKEKLDGSNALKIYDELNEKIKSPEFLPRNLFEKFNIEVLSTTDAASDDLGHHKKIKSSGWKGRIIPCFRPDAVTDLSNPQWKSNIKKLEEVVGYKITNYKSFIKALEERREFFKKNGAVSTDHGIISPYTHELSHKKADAIFQRALKKKSEKGDAELFTAHMLMEMARMSTDDGLVMQVHAGAYRNHNKVVYEKYGLDKGCDIPLQTEYTKNLKELLNKYGNNPAFTVIVFTLDETNYSRELAPLAGHYPSMKLGPAWWFHDSIEGMTRYREMVTETAGFYNTVGFNDDTRAFVSIPARHDVARRIDSNFLAGLVARHIISLEEALRLAKELTYNLVKKAYKL; encoded by the coding sequence ATGGCAGAATATAATTTACACGAAGACAGATTTTTTAATCCCGATCAATCGGTACGAAACTATGCCAGGGAAATTTATAACTCAGTTAAGTCGCTCCCTATAATTAGTCCACACGGACATGTTGATCCGGCAATCTTCAGTGAGAATAAATCCTTTCCGCATCCCACTCAGTTATTCCTGATACCCGATCATTACATTTACAGGATGCTATACTCGCAAGGAGTAAAGCTTGAATCACTTGGTATTCCTGATGTGAACGGTGAGGCAGAAGAAAAAAATGCGAAAAAAATCTGGAAAATATTCGCTGAACATTACTACATGTTCAATGGAACGCCATCGGGAGTGTGGCTTGATTATGAGTTCAACATTGTATTTGGTATAAAAGAAAAACTCGATGGAAGTAATGCACTTAAAATTTATGATGAACTTAACGAAAAAATAAAATCACCGGAGTTTCTTCCTAGAAATCTTTTTGAAAAATTTAATATCGAAGTGTTATCAACAACCGATGCAGCATCGGATGATCTTGGTCATCATAAGAAAATAAAATCCTCCGGATGGAAGGGAAGGATCATCCCCTGTTTCAGACCTGATGCGGTTACTGATTTATCCAACCCTCAGTGGAAATCAAATATCAAAAAGCTTGAAGAAGTTGTTGGATATAAAATCACAAACTACAAATCATTCATAAAGGCACTTGAAGAACGAAGAGAGTTCTTTAAAAAAAATGGAGCCGTATCAACAGACCATGGAATAATTTCTCCATATACTCATGAACTATCACATAAAAAAGCCGATGCGATTTTTCAAAGGGCATTAAAAAAGAAATCTGAAAAAGGTGACGCTGAATTATTTACCGCGCACATGTTAATGGAAATGGCAAGGATGAGTACTGACGACGGGCTTGTAATGCAGGTACACGCGGGGGCATACAGGAATCATAACAAGGTAGTATATGAAAAATACGGACTTGATAAAGGATGTGATATTCCGCTTCAGACCGAGTACACAAAAAATCTTAAAGAACTTTTGAACAAATACGGAAACAACCCTGCATTCACGGTAATAGTTTTTACTCTCGATGAAACAAACTACTCAAGAGAACTTGCGCCGCTTGCGGGTCATTATCCATCGATGAAACTTGGTCCGGCATGGTGGTTCCATGACAGCATTGAAGGAATGACACGCTACCGTGAAATGGTTACAGAGACAGCAGGGTTTTATAATACAGTTGGGTTTAACGATGATACACGTGCATTCGTTTCAATACCAGCACGTCATGATGTTGCGCGAAGAATCGATTCAAACTTTTTAGCAGGGCTTGTTGCAAGACATATAATTTCTCTTGAAGAAGCATTAAGACTGGCAAAAGAACTTACCTACAACTTAGTTAAAAAAGCTTACAAACTTTAA
- a CDS encoding rhamnogalacturonan acetylesterase — MIGNSTMADKPYKDGNPEKGWGQILPLYFKEGIKIENHAVNGRSTKSFLDEGRWISVYDKIKPGDYVIIEFGHNDTKKEDPKRFADANTDYRKNLEKFITETLQKGGIPILATPIVRRRFDENGKFYDVHGDYPKVIRELAVEKKVILLDLHKSSEELLINYGEENSKKLFLHISPNEYNSLPEGKTDDTHFSPTGAFRICDLASAEIRIKIPALAKFLKD; from the coding sequence ATGATCGGTAATTCAACAATGGCTGATAAACCTTATAAAGACGGTAATCCTGAAAAAGGCTGGGGGCAAATACTTCCGCTATACTTTAAAGAAGGTATAAAAATAGAAAACCATGCAGTTAACGGCAGAAGCACAAAAAGTTTTTTAGATGAAGGTAGATGGATTTCTGTTTATGACAAAATTAAACCCGGCGACTATGTGATAATCGAATTCGGACATAACGATACAAAGAAAGAAGACCCGAAAAGATTTGCAGATGCAAATACAGATTACAGAAAGAACCTTGAAAAGTTTATTACCGAAACTCTCCAAAAAGGCGGCATCCCAATTTTAGCTACTCCAATAGTAAGAAGACGTTTTGATGAGAATGGAAAGTTTTATGATGTGCATGGAGATTATCCGAAAGTAATACGTGAATTAGCAGTCGAAAAAAAAGTTATCCTGCTTGATCTTCACAAAAGCTCCGAAGAGTTGTTAATAAATTATGGAGAAGAAAATTCAAAAAAATTATTCCTTCATATATCACCCAATGAATATAATTCATTGCCGGAAGGAAAAACTGATGACACGCACTTCTCTCCAACCGGTGCATTCCGAATATGTGATCTGGCTTCAGCGGAAATTCGAATAAAAATTCCGGCGCTCGCAAAATTTTTAAAAGACTAA
- a CDS encoding bifunctional 4-hydroxy-2-oxoglutarate aldolase/2-dehydro-3-deoxy-phosphogluconate aldolase produces the protein MSKDLIQNEILKRKAVAVIRAKEPEKLKKIIESIAAGGVTVAEITMTVPNAIQLIEKMTNEVDKNIILGVGSVLNKQVAEDAIKAGAKYVVSPILKKEIIETAHKFNVPAMPGCFTPTEIQTAYEYGADIVKVFPADVVGMAFFKAILAPMPHLKLMPTGGVSLTNAGDWIKAGACAVGLGTALLDKKAIEYGDYNKLTENANTIMSSINSAVNN, from the coding sequence ATGAGTAAAGACCTTATCCAAAATGAAATCTTAAAACGAAAAGCTGTCGCGGTAATACGGGCGAAAGAACCTGAAAAACTAAAAAAGATAATTGAATCAATTGCTGCTGGTGGTGTAACAGTCGCAGAAATTACTATGACCGTTCCTAATGCAATACAATTAATTGAAAAGATGACAAACGAAGTTGATAAAAATATCATACTTGGTGTTGGTTCAGTTCTGAATAAGCAAGTCGCTGAAGACGCTATTAAAGCGGGCGCTAAATATGTTGTCAGCCCGATCCTTAAAAAAGAAATAATTGAAACAGCACATAAATTTAATGTTCCCGCAATGCCCGGTTGTTTTACACCGACTGAAATTCAAACTGCTTATGAATATGGCGCTGACATTGTAAAAGTTTTTCCTGCTGATGTTGTTGGAATGGCTTTCTTCAAAGCGATACTTGCACCAATGCCTCATTTAAAACTTATGCCGACAGGCGGAGTGTCATTAACAAACGCGGGTGATTGGATTAAAGCAGGCGCATGCGCAGTTGGACTCGGAACAGCATTGCTCGATAAAAAAGCTATTGAGTATGGTGATTACAACAAACTGACTGAAAATGCAAATACAATTATGAGCAGTATTAATTCAGCAGTAAATAATTAA
- a CDS encoding DUF4861 family protein, giving the protein MKKLKALFLIPIILLLLACQSGDKSETIKVQNQTDAFLKDVFIIKTLNTDLKNFILKDGETEIPFQIINDEGLKIGFVLDLAANEEKTLTLVPVENKKEYKTRTYAELSMKQGNIYYDGRFRGDKFENVTKIKVPSIHTDHDALFRYEGPGWESELVGYRFYLDWRNATDIFGKKVNELLLHNVGIHDTVAKDDSYHSMQEWGMDIFKVGSSLGIGSVALWQNGKVNMVSKTDSVYCEIRENGPVRSRIKTNYFGWLIGENKYDLECDFSITAGSRLTKVDLHIKDADSLATGLAKYKGTNFIKSKIEGEWSYIALYGSQTLVNETDKLGIAIFYKTSSILQLTEDELSHILVLKPENDKAEYYFCAAWEQEPNGVTNEADFINYLNITQIELNNPPLIK; this is encoded by the coding sequence ATGAAAAAACTAAAAGCATTATTCCTTATCCCGATTATACTCTTGCTTCTTGCTTGTCAATCGGGCGATAAATCTGAAACAATCAAAGTTCAGAATCAAACAGATGCATTCCTTAAAGATGTTTTTATAATCAAAACACTAAACACTGATCTTAAAAATTTTATTCTTAAAGATGGAGAAACTGAAATTCCATTTCAGATAATTAATGACGAAGGATTAAAAATTGGTTTTGTTTTAGATCTTGCTGCGAATGAAGAAAAGACACTTACTCTGGTTCCGGTAGAAAATAAAAAAGAATATAAAACCCGCACGTATGCCGAACTCTCGATGAAGCAAGGAAACATTTATTATGATGGTAGATTTCGTGGTGACAAATTTGAGAACGTAACTAAAATTAAAGTCCCGTCAATCCACACGGATCATGATGCTCTATTCAGGTATGAAGGTCCCGGCTGGGAATCAGAATTAGTTGGTTACCGGTTTTATCTTGATTGGCGTAACGCGACCGACATCTTCGGCAAGAAAGTGAATGAACTTTTACTCCACAACGTTGGTATTCATGACACAGTTGCTAAAGATGATTCATATCATTCAATGCAGGAATGGGGAATGGATATTTTCAAAGTAGGAAGTTCTCTCGGAATAGGTTCTGTTGCTCTGTGGCAGAATGGTAAAGTAAATATGGTATCAAAAACCGATAGCGTTTATTGTGAGATTAGAGAGAACGGTCCGGTTCGTTCAAGAATAAAAACAAATTATTTCGGCTGGCTTATCGGTGAAAACAAATATGATCTTGAATGTGATTTTTCAATCACCGCTGGTAGCAGATTAACCAAAGTTGACTTACATATTAAGGATGCTGACAGTCTTGCAACGGGACTTGCTAAATATAAAGGTACAAATTTTATTAAAAGTAAGATCGAAGGCGAATGGTCATACATTGCATTGTATGGAAGCCAGACTCTGGTTAACGAAACCGATAAACTCGGAATTGCAATATTTTATAAAACCTCATCGATATTGCAACTGACAGAAGATGAATTAAGTCACATACTGGTTCTTAAACCTGAAAATGATAAAGCAGAATATTATTTCTGTGCTGCATGGGAACAGGAACCCAACGGCGTCACGAACGAAGCAGATTTTATAAATTATCTTAACATTACTCAAATAGAATTAAACAATCCTCCTCTTATAAAATAG
- a CDS encoding sugar kinase: MSLTLKNDFKYSLIVPTSIGVRITPVNGQPVHSSDIFMMQATSAETNVASISSFLGLPVKVLTVFVKDSPIAKFIKSNLKSRYMDFEGKDVAQGGPWGYRHQFNIADSGIGSRGPRVHNDRAGEIGRTLNVKDFDLNKIFGKEGVQIIHLSGLIGALSAETSEFCLELARAAKKHGTKISFDLNFRASFWKGREKELRDAFTEIASVSDILVGNEEDFQLCLGIKGPEAGGKGIEEKIESFKEMIGRVKQSFPNASVFATTLREVVSSNKHLWGAIMLEGNNWHIVNPREITVLDRIGGGDGFVGGLLYAILKNWEPEKWIQFGWASGALATTFLTDYAQPADEDMVWSVWQGNARVKR; this comes from the coding sequence ATGAGTCTTACATTAAAAAATGATTTTAAATATTCACTGATTGTCCCGACAAGTATTGGTGTAAGAATAACACCGGTTAACGGACAACCGGTTCATTCAAGTGATATATTTATGATGCAGGCAACAAGCGCTGAAACAAATGTTGCAAGCATTTCATCTTTTCTCGGTCTTCCTGTAAAAGTATTAACAGTGTTTGTCAAAGATAGTCCAATAGCAAAATTCATAAAGAGTAATCTTAAAAGCAGGTATATGGATTTTGAAGGAAAAGATGTAGCACAAGGCGGACCGTGGGGATATCGTCACCAGTTTAATATTGCCGACAGCGGCATTGGCTCGCGCGGACCAAGAGTACACAACGACAGAGCCGGTGAGATTGGAAGAACTTTAAATGTAAAAGATTTTGATCTTAATAAAATTTTTGGAAAAGAAGGTGTGCAGATAATTCATCTTTCAGGATTAATCGGCGCACTATCTGCCGAGACATCTGAATTCTGTTTAGAACTTGCAAGAGCTGCTAAGAAACACGGAACAAAAATTTCTTTCGATTTAAATTTCCGTGCTTCATTCTGGAAAGGAAGAGAAAAAGAATTAAGAGATGCTTTCACTGAGATAGCATCAGTGTCAGATATACTCGTAGGCAATGAAGAAGATTTTCAATTATGCCTCGGCATTAAAGGACCTGAAGCCGGTGGAAAAGGTATTGAAGAAAAAATTGAAAGCTTCAAAGAAATGATTGGTCGTGTTAAACAAAGTTTCCCTAATGCTTCTGTGTTTGCAACTACACTGAGAGAAGTCGTCAGTTCCAACAAACACTTGTGGGGTGCTATTATGCTTGAAGGAAATAACTGGCACATAGTTAATCCCCGCGAAATAACTGTGCTTGATAGAATTGGCGGAGGTGATGGATTTGTTGGTGGTTTACTATACGCAATACTTAAAAACTGGGAACCGGAAAAATGGATTCAGTTTGGATGGGCATCCGGCGCGCTTGCAACAACGTTTCTTACTGACTATGCTCAACCGGCAGATGAAGATATGGTATGGAGTGTCTGGCAGGGTAATGCACGTGTAAAACGTTAG